The sequence below is a genomic window from Lolium perenne isolate Kyuss_39 chromosome 7, Kyuss_2.0, whole genome shotgun sequence.
CATGGTCATGAAGTTCTCTCTCCTGCCGTGGAAGCCGGAGCTGGTCTTCACTGGGCTGTCGATCATGGGCGTCAACCCACAGAACCTCAAGTTCTGTAGCCATGTGGTTAGCATTCGTTCTTGCTTGCTTTTCACTACACTTTGGAACGTATATTTTTCATCTGAATGTGCAACGGGATTTGCGGCCGAGGAACAGAATTGCAGGACGGCTGTTGACCGTTGTGTGATACTTTCTTCAGTTCTGTAAAGTCTAGTACCGTGGAGTATATAGGTTTGTGTTTGCAGTTTTCAAATTCAAGATCTTCAGTATAAGGAAAATATTTTAAGTATGCTTAATTAGAAGTTCAAGGTTACAAAGTTATATCAATACCTTTAGTTAGTGCATTTACATGACCAGCGGATCCAAGAGGAGCAGACACGACGATGGATTGTTTGACTAAACTGTTGTCTAACAAGGTGTCTCCTTGTATTTGCAAACTTATCACTTATGGTCTGCTATGTCAAGTGGCTTTTTTATCACGACGCATCATAAGAGAACCTTCCTCGTATAATTCATGCTTCAGGTTCAGCATGACTGCCTGAGACAAAGCTCTGAACCTAGTCTAGATACTTGATTAAGACCATTGCCCTCTGTACTGTCAGTTGTGACGATATTGCTGTAACATTTTTTTTCTTTGCTATCATGTCATTTTATGAACCTAAACTCTGAGATACTATGTTTCCTCAACCTGTTGCATTATTATTAAAACCAAAGGGGGTATGTAAGAGCCTACTCTCGTACCATTTACAATATTTGGTTGAGAAATAATAGTACCATGATATTTCCTGATATTAAGCATTCCCTCCATCCCAAATTAAATGACTCAACTTTGACAAAACCGAGTCATTTAATTTGGGATAGAGGGATATATTCATATCGGGTCCCCTTCACAGGCTTCCGAAAACACAAGAATATGAAAAAAATCATAGGAACTGTTAATTTCACGACGAAATTCTCTTACCAAAATTCCCCCTCACAATATTCGTTTGAATCAAAGAGAGATTAGAATGTTGTTCTTTCTATTTAGAATATTTGTCAAAACAATACTCTTACCAAACTTATCATTAAATACTATTCTACTATCCTGATATGATGTAGTACAGGATATATGGGATTCAATACAGAACAACGAATACTTTTCCTTTGAAGGATTGGTGGAAGTTTTCAAGCAGGTAACTTGCCATCAGTCTACCCTTTTTGTATATACCAATCGATTATTTGAAGTTGACCTTTTGATTTTACACAGCTCCGATATTACAAGACCCCAGATATAGAAACACCAAATTACCTCGTTCTGAAAAAGACTGCAAATTATGAGGTATTAATATGTTCTATATATTCTATTACGAACCCAGtttatagtactccctccgtcccaaaatgtaagacgcctaaggattagtcaaaagtcaacatttttaaagtttgaccaagtttatacacaaaaatataaacatttataatactaaatcaatatcaatagattcaccaCAGAGTATATTTTCATAATGTGttcatttgatattgtagatgtaaatattttttcctaaatatttggtcaaagttagtaaaatttgaattttgaccaatccttagacgccttatattttgggatggagggagtatattggAGTAGCAATGCTGCCGAAGTGCCAATTTTATCATAATCCATCATTCATATCAAGTCACAGCACTGACAAGTTTGtcagtcttcccaatatgatctcgtaTGGTAGGATTCTGCATCTCTGTATGACACCTAATATGTAAATGTCCCCTCTTCACAGTTTTTTCTTGGTAAAATATAAGAAAATATTTTTTGCAGGTCAGGAGGTATCCACAATTTTCAGTAGTCGAAGCAAAAGGAGAAAAACTAACAGGATCATCAGGTTTTAATAATGTTACTGGGTGAGTTCTTATTTTAACCATTACTGTAAATATGTAACACAATATATTGTAATGCCAAAGTGCTTGTACGGTTGTACCTGTAGGTACATATTTGGCAAGAATGCTTCATCTGAAAAGATTCCAATGACTACACCTGTCTTCACTCAGGCGTCTGATGACAAACTTTCAGATGTATCCATACAGATACCTCTGCCAATGAACAAAGACTTGAACAGGTATATTGTGCCATGCCTGGTTTAAACTACTGACAACATGCCATCTGCTCATACATGATCAAAGTAGGATATTTTCCAGTTATTTATATCGTAGTATTTCTGTTGCCAATAATAGTCTTGTTCAATCAGTTTACCAGCTCCAAATACAGAAGCAGTTACCTTGCAAAAGGTTGAAGGCGGCATTGCTGCAGTGAAAAAATTCAGTGGGCGACCAGAAGAGGAAATTGTGGTCAAGAAAGAGAAGGAGCTACGTTCCCAGATACTCAAAGACGGGTTGAAGCCTCAACAAGGCTGTATGCTTGCACGTTATAATGATCCTAGGACAAAGAGCTTTGTGATGGTATGTTTCCCTTTGCTCTGTGCTTTTTAAGTTAAGCTGAGATGTCAAATTTTGTGTCAACTTAGGAAAACATGTGTGGAAAATTCCGTAGCTTACTAGCTTATCCATCCTTCCCCATAGCTGACATTTTCAAGAACATGCCACAATCTTTTAACTGAACTTTCAGTCATTAATGaatttcttcttttctttcttgaCCCTGTTTTGaaactctgtttttttttttcatgATCCAAAGAGGAACGAGGTGCTTATATGGTTAAACGACTTTACACTGGAGTAGCAGTCTTCACTTAACATTCTCTGCAAGATCATACACTGTATATTAGACTTCCAGAGCCACATCATAGAAAGGTAAGTTTGTTCTTCTCAGACAATTAATTGTGTATTTCCTGACAATACACTAGTTCTATGAAACTGATCATTATTTACATGTACAAACACAAGTAATAAGAAAAGGAATGCAACCTGAAAAAATGAATGCATACATCCCGCTTTATGCCCCAGCCTTTTTCCGCACCATGAAGAAAAAATGTTGTTTGTTCCTCGACAATGCAATTAGGAGGCCTCTTGGACCGATGCAAGAGTCTATGGTTAATAGTTTTTTTTGGATATAGTGCACACAGATACTAGCCGGGCATGTGCATTTTTCTTAGACTGAATTATATAAGTGCTGCCGCTGGTACTTCTCGGAAGCTTTTTATTCAAAGGTCTAATACACTTTTGACCCTAAACGCAATTAAGAAACATTGAGAAACAATGCCCACGCACACACAGATAGGATACCCAAAGAGTCATCCAGGAGGCACACGCaagcttcttgcttttcttgattATAGAGATAAGAGGAGAGATAAAGAGACATTTTACATTGAAATCCTCAAAGGAAGTGAAAACATGAAGGTGGAGCAAATGTTTGGGATTCTCCAAAAAGTCGAGGAAAGGAAACAACGGTCCTATAAGAATTTTTAGTTTCGATCCTATAAATCAACGAACTTCATATGAAAATTTCCTATAGTATTCCAATCCTAcaaatttcctaaaccaaagacaCCTTAGAAAAAATTTAGCAAGAACTTGAATATTTGAGGAAAAAGAGAGCGCCTATTGGGAAAAGAACTCGATCTGCAACTCTTAATTAGCCCTTCCCTACAGAGGATGTTGTAATGGAAAGAACAGAGGCCACAATGGCGTTTATTTTGAATTGTCAAAGTAGATGGTTACATCTGCAGCATCACTGTCGCATATAACTTGCTGTTCTGCTGTTCATGAAAGATGAACCAGCAATGCGACGATACTATGGCACTACGGTAACGTTGTTTGGTCTGTTCTTGCAGCGGAAGCTCAGCTGGTCTTCCCAAATGTGGATGCGGAGATGGTGGACACGTAGACGACAGGGTCAGAATGAGGAGAGATCAATGATTAGTACTCTGACTGACGATGGCTGACCACCCACTATGCATTTCGTCGCAGTTCGACAATTGTATCATGATCCCTTTCTATTCTAACTTCTGATAGGCAGCAACTCCCGTGTTTCTGTCAGTTGGCTACCGGCGTCCATTCTACCGCATTGTTGGAGTCCAATTGTCAATCCGGATATCTTGCGTCTTTGTGTAGAACTAGCTAAATGAGTTACTATCACTTAATTACTTATAAGCAATGGCCCACTATTTTTTATGGAAAGGCTGGAATCCAGTTCCATCATACATTAACAAAAACACAGCATAATATTCAAAGGAAACAAGAGTAGTATTTGAACATTATTTAATCAATTGCAAGCTAAGTATACAGGCAGACCCAGCAAAGGCcccaaatataaagacaaccccaGCGGGTATTGTCACCAACCGAAGCCCATGAAGCATGAGGATGAACACCGCAAATACCATACACATGGTGAAAAAAAAAGCCATGTAAACATGCAAACAAATGAATGAGCACTGCAACATATGTATAGAACAAATATACAAAATCATCGTAATATAGAAAATCTTATACTCGTAAATCATGCAACTACCAACTAGGTTATTGGTATGGACGTATGGTCTAGATGCGATAGTTTTTGGAGGAATATTTTGCAAACCAAGCACTCCATGGAAACGTGTGAAATTTAGAGCATGACCATTTCATCAGAAATCAAAATGGTAAGATTTTCACAACCAGGACGGCATAGAAACCTCCCATCAAGCTCATGCTAATATAACTTAATTGAATAACAAATTAcaatgcatataaaaaaatagtgatatgtaagagcatcttcaccggcCACCCCTAAATACTAGCCGGCATCACACACATGCCGCCTACATATTAGGGACCCGGCAATAAACGTCGGTCAAAAACATTAAACTGTCCACACCGGTTAACCCTAGTAGCATGCGCCGACAACAAATGACATATGAGATAGAGTGTTTGGATGGTAGGTGGGAAATTAAAAAGAAGAGAGAGGGGTATGTGGGAGGAGAGAGAGGCTAACGTGTGGGCCAGTGGGAATCTTTCTACGTGAAGTTTGTGGCCTGTAGCTGCCGGCGCGTCCGGTAGCCTCCCTTCCTACAGTGTTCCTTTGAGGTTTACCGACGCTTATATTGGGATCGGGATGATGTGCATTTCTATTGAAACCGCCGGGCCAATGAGCAGTTTCTCTCACTAGAATTTCAAAATAGCTACTGGGTACAATTTATGGGCTgactggtggagatgctctaaatgaaAGTCATCCATATCGAAACTTTTTGACCAACCACAACAACATGGCCCTGAATGACTATGTTGACGACGGCCACGACTAAaggacatactccctccgtttcttgatataaggtgtatagtttttcccaaaaaaactccaaaataTAAGGTGTATTGCGTAGAATCATTCATTTGGACATTTTTTGACGGATTGGATTGCATTTTCTTAGCTCATTTAAACTCCTCTATTTTCTCAAAGCAACAATTCAGTGGTAATCTTACCCAAAACTCGTGTAACTTGTCCTTAATGTGTGTTTCTTAATTTCCGTACCAAAAACTATACATCATATATCtataaacggagggagtacatagcaGGATGGAGGCTGCCACATGCCTTGGACATACCATTTGTGCGAGCATATGCTTCACATCTCCAAGCGACCAGACCATACTCCCAACGCCATCGGACATGCCCCCATCAAGACCATAGAAGAGGGGCACAAACTGTGGACTTAGGTTAGCCGAGCTAGCGGCGATGAACTACCACCGAAGATCACCTATTGACCGAAGATGAGCTGACGAGAGGCGGATGGGACACATTCCGTGGAGACATGACCATGAGAAGAAGAACGAATATGATGGCCTCAGATGGGTACACGGTAACTGATTCAGAATTCACTACATGAATGGGCTGATATGCCGACGGCCGGGAACCCTTGGCGTAGCCGGTTTTGGCCGTCGGCGTCCCTCGGCATAGCTCCTCAGGCAAAGTTAGTCTCAGCGGAGCCACTATTTCCGTCGGCGTAGCCCGACCCTCGGCGTAGcatgctacgccgacggcaaaaccgtcggcatactaattaaaaaaaatcaaattttctttttcaaattttttaaaaAGAAAATCGAAAAAAAATCTTTTTTTGCTACGCTGACGGCAAAACCCTTGGCAtagagttttaagttttttcaaattttaatttgttttaaaccatttttttacttgtttatctttcatctaagacacttttaactctaagtacatttaatcttaggtcaaattacgATCATGGTTAAACTTCTCAGTCGGTCACccgtcctcacactactccagcctcagcacgtttaacttcttggttccattcggatTTGTTTCCATTAAAAATTGACACCTTTCtgataataatagcatatcaaccctattaacccttggaccgtgatgtcacacctctttatttttgaattccaaataattacttaagtaaacaacaatgaatatataagtaataataatattgaattcaaataacaataaaatgattttactttttggtctttttctatttaatatggaataattaatatctttaaatcgtaAAATCGAtattccacaaataatatgtctaaatcgatcagaaaaatgagagtaaTATAAATAAAACATCCATATCATcttttgaacctaaaaattagagtaatccaaatatgacgtctagtttgccatctggccaaaacaccCCCCCTCCCGGAGATGCgtaatggccgtaccgggcgcgctggtgcaccattcgccaacacgctaaacggacaaaaattagcacataaagtgatgtgttatagacctaaaaccatttttcccggaatttattgagcgacggaaagtgtacccctagttcaaatccggtcacattccagcggattcggcgggacatcgCAGGAAACCGCAGGTATTTCCAGATAGCTAGTGTGCacttatggcatgtgatatgaggtgcggaggcggtgtcctaccactacgtgaAGGTCTCGCGCAATgccaaaatgcgccccatgtagttgcttcacaaaaaacattttggcaccccgaaaatgaaaaaccattgcccgtgggtcggattggaaatccgctcccgagtCCTTGCTTCCCAttccagggaccacgcacgtgccaaatatggcctcgttccgacaaactatgcggtgtgacgggccgtttcctactcatttttccaaaagtcatagaactccggacatgatagcccaatttgtgaagggttttccaaaataattgccgtatcccaatttaaTATtttagtggttactaggacacagaaAATGACACCATGCGATGCcacgggattttctgacttcgtttaaattgtcaTCTAGCCAAaacgccccccccccccgggaaatgcggtatggccgtaccgagcgcgctggtgcacccgttcaccatcgcgctaaacgAAAAAAAAATAGCATATAAAGTTATGtgtcgtagacctaaaaacaGTTTTCCcgaaatttattgagcgacggaaagtgtacccctagtttaaATCCAGTCAGTTTCCAACGGGTTCGGCGGGTCACCGCaagaagccgcatggattcccagatagctagcgcgtacatatggcatgtcatatgtggtgcggaggcggtgtcctaccactacgtcgAGCTCTCGCGCAATATTAAAATGCGCCTCATGTagttgcttcacaaaaaaaaaacagttttggcaccccgaaaatgaaaaaaaccatcgcccatgggtcggattggaaatccgctcctggGGCCTTTCTTCCCATCCCAtagaccacgcacgtgccaaatatggcctcgttccgacaaactatgcggtatcacgggccgtttcctacttattttccctaaaagtcatagaactccggacgtgatagccctatttgtgaagggttttccaaaataattgtcgtatcccaattccgATTTTTGgattggttactaggacacataaaatgacgccatgcaaagccgcgggattttctgacttcatTTAGatagccatctggccaaaacgagGCCCCCGGgaaatgcggtatggccgtaccgggcgcgctggtgcacattttcaccatcgcgctaaacgaaaaaaaaattagcacataaagttaTGTGACGTagatataattttttttttcgGAATTTACCGAGTGACGGAAAGTgtaccctagttcaaatccgtaaTGTTTCCAACGGATTGAGCGGGATACCGCAGGAAGCCACATGGATTCCTAGATAGCTAGCACTCACATATGACATGTTATAGGTGGTGCGGAGGCGGTCTCCTACCACTACACGGAGGTCTCACGCAATAATAAAATGCTCCCCAttgagctgcttcacaaaaaaaaccgttttggcaccccgaaaatgaaaaaaccatcgctcgTGGgttggattggaaatccgcgcccGGAGCCTTGCTTCTCATCCCAAGGCCCACACACgtaccaaatatggcctcgtttcgACAAATTATGCGGTATCACAGGTCATtttctactcatttcccctaaaagtcaTAGAACTCCAAACTTGATaaccctgtttgtgaagggtttataaaataattgccgtatccaatTCTgaattttggagtggtt
It includes:
- the LOC127313465 gene encoding uncharacterized protein, which translates into the protein MATRLSSRLLILPPAATTTPLRPRQPAKTLAASYRRHGPRVSVAVQAAPSGGAVAPAAAAEDAGLPPAEAQRLVEFLKADLPHLFDDVGIDRSAYDDRVRFRDPITRYDDIDGYLANINLLKIIFRPDFYLHDAKQTGPYEITTRWTMVMKFSLLPWKPELVFTGLSIMGVNPQNLKFCSHVDIWDSIQNNEYFSFEGLVEVFKQLRYYKTPDIETPNYLVLKKTANYEVRRYPQFSVVEAKGEKLTGSSGFNNVTGYIFGKNASSEKIPMTTPVFTQASDDKLSDVSIQIPLPMNKDLNSLPAPNTEAVTLQKVEGGIAAVKKFSGRPEEEIVVKKEKELRSQILKDGLKPQQGCMLARYNDPRTKSFVMRNEVLIWLNDFTLE